One genomic segment of Culturomica massiliensis includes these proteins:
- a CDS encoding alanine/glycine:cation symporter family protein has product MQETLNNWVIMLNDWIWTFLIIIPLIGAGLYFTFRTRFVQFRKIREMFRLLGEGIAGSNSKNSVSSFQAFCIATASRVGTGNLAGVATAIALGGPGAVFWMWLIALIGSASAFVESTLAQIYKEKGEKSFIGGPAFYMKKGLKKKWMGTLFALIIIVTFGLVFNSVQANTISLAFNESFGFSRIWLAVILTFFTFLTIFGGIHRVARVSGIIVPIMAIAYMLVAVFILSINITHIPALFEHIFANAFGFEQVIGGGLGATIMQGVRRGLFSNEAGMGSAPNAAATATVSHPAKQGLIQALSVFTDTLIICSCTSFIILLSDLSAESGLKGIQLTQAALSNEIGAFGSPFIAVCILLFAFSSIVGNYSYCETNLFFISSKPFYLQLYRIAVGAMVLFGSLAGLDLVWNLADLFMAIMTLTNLIAIILLSKIAFKALGDYNRQKKAGIKSPVFHASAIPELGEEVTEWK; this is encoded by the coding sequence ATGCAAGAAACATTGAATAATTGGGTTATTATGCTCAACGACTGGATATGGACATTCCTGATCATTATCCCGCTGATCGGTGCCGGTTTATATTTCACTTTCCGGACACGTTTCGTACAATTCCGAAAAATCCGTGAAATGTTTCGTTTATTGGGAGAAGGGATTGCAGGGAGTAACAGCAAAAACTCCGTATCCTCCTTTCAGGCATTCTGCATCGCCACGGCTTCCAGAGTAGGAACCGGTAATTTAGCAGGTGTAGCGACAGCCATAGCCCTAGGAGGACCGGGAGCCGTTTTCTGGATGTGGCTGATTGCCTTGATCGGTTCGGCTTCTGCATTCGTCGAATCAACCCTGGCCCAGATATATAAAGAAAAAGGAGAAAAATCATTTATCGGCGGTCCCGCTTTTTACATGAAAAAAGGCTTGAAAAAGAAATGGATGGGTACTCTTTTTGCATTGATTATCATTGTCACTTTCGGACTGGTATTCAATTCCGTTCAGGCCAACACCATCTCTCTGGCATTTAATGAAAGTTTCGGATTCAGCAGAATCTGGTTGGCCGTTATACTGACATTTTTCACTTTTCTGACCATATTCGGCGGTATTCATCGGGTAGCCAGGGTATCGGGTATCATCGTTCCCATCATGGCTATTGCCTATATGCTGGTAGCTGTGTTTATTTTATCGATCAATATCACCCATATCCCTGCCCTTTTCGAACATATTTTCGCCAATGCATTCGGATTCGAACAAGTAATCGGCGGTGGCCTGGGAGCAACGATTATGCAAGGAGTCCGCCGGGGACTATTTTCCAACGAAGCCGGCATGGGATCAGCTCCCAATGCAGCAGCCACAGCCACGGTCAGTCATCCGGCCAAACAAGGCCTTATTCAGGCTTTGAGCGTTTTTACCGACACCCTCATTATTTGCAGTTGTACTTCATTTATCATTCTGCTCTCCGATCTCTCGGCAGAAAGCGGTTTAAAAGGGATACAACTGACTCAGGCAGCCCTTTCGAATGAAATCGGAGCTTTCGGCAGCCCGTTTATTGCCGTATGTATCCTGCTTTTTGCTTTCAGTTCCATTGTAGGCAACTATTCCTACTGTGAAACCAACTTGTTTTTTATTTCCTCAAAACCTTTTTATTTACAATTATACCGCATTGCTGTAGGCGCAATGGTATTATTCGGCTCTCTCGCCGGACTTGATCTGGTGTGGAATCTGGCTGATTTATTCATGGCGATAATGACGCTGACCAACCTCATCGCCATTATCCTGCTCAGTAAAATCGCCTTTAAAGCATTGGGAGATTATAACCGTCAGAAAAAAGCCGGTATCAAGAGCCCCGTATTCCATGCCTCTGCTATTCCCGAACTCGGGGAAGAGGTAACAGAATGGAAATAA
- a CDS encoding TetR/AcrR family transcriptional regulator, whose protein sequence is MKTKELIKEKTWCLLLEKGYDGVSVSDICKATEMARGLLYHYFRNKEDLFGEIVQDVFIRYYQLDRDVLKANAIGEMIVFASRFLTDIFQGLPAGAGRQLTVADGFLLLYQAAEHDEAFARQLKKNKEDWFAVWKTALLNSFAKGELRSGLNMESVARHFVYIVQGGIIATTKEGQDTVYEIEKGLWEFFEIIKR, encoded by the coding sequence ATGAAAACAAAAGAACTGATTAAAGAAAAGACGTGGTGTTTGTTGCTGGAAAAGGGGTACGACGGCGTTTCGGTTTCGGATATTTGCAAGGCGACAGAGATGGCCCGTGGTTTGTTGTACCATTATTTTCGCAATAAAGAAGACCTGTTCGGCGAAATCGTACAGGATGTATTTATCCGCTATTATCAATTGGACCGGGACGTTTTAAAAGCGAATGCCATCGGTGAAATGATTGTTTTTGCTTCCCGTTTCCTGACCGATATCTTTCAGGGTTTACCGGCAGGAGCAGGACGGCAGTTGACTGTGGCAGACGGTTTCCTTTTGCTTTATCAGGCTGCGGAGCATGATGAGGCGTTTGCCCGGCAACTGAAAAAAAACAAAGAAGATTGGTTTGCCGTTTGGAAAACGGCTTTATTGAACAGTTTTGCCAAAGGCGAATTGCGCAGCGGCTTGAATATGGAATCTGTGGCCCGTCATTTCGTATATATAGTTCAGGGAGGTATAATAGCCACAACGAAAGAGGGGCAGGACACGGTTTATGAAATCGAGAAAGGACTGTGGGAATTTTTTGAAATCATAAAAAGATAA